A single genomic interval of Adhaeribacter pallidiroseus harbors:
- a CDS encoding tellurite resistance TerB family protein, giving the protein MGLFDTVLKPTHPPVIYAPQSEAEAWIAIMFSCMAADEEISDAETEKLSQMIVYKTLFHDYDKVELYKTAMTRQLQLGSKELIDRSVDKVSLENKPTLFALIVELLLADGILADKEKEITDYVASALDLDESVATKIIEVILIKNKGNVIL; this is encoded by the coding sequence ATGGGACTTTTTGATACTGTTTTAAAACCAACTCACCCGCCTGTTATTTACGCGCCGCAATCGGAAGCCGAAGCCTGGATTGCCATTATGTTCAGTTGCATGGCCGCCGACGAGGAAATATCAGATGCAGAAACCGAAAAACTTTCTCAAATGATTGTTTACAAAACCTTATTCCACGACTATGATAAGGTAGAACTGTATAAAACAGCCATGACCCGCCAGTTGCAACTGGGTAGCAAAGAACTAATCGACCGTAGCGTAGATAAGGTATCCCTAGAAAATAAGCCAACTCTTTTTGCTCTGATTGTAGAACTCTTATTAGCCGATGGGATTTTAGCGGATAAAGAAAAAGAAATAACGGATTACGTAGCCAGCGCTTTAGATTTAGACGAAAGTGTGGCTACTAAAATTATTGAAGTTATACTGATTAAAAATAAAGGCAATGTTATTCTTTAA
- a CDS encoding ABC transporter permease, with protein sequence MLKNYLKIAWRNLLRNKAYSAINIAGLATGISACILIFFYVKDELTYEQHFDKYDQIYRVVTDINLQGQQDKFARSPAPLAAALQKDYPEIQKVARLLPIGKQTVWLEDKAFNEEDLFFADSTFFDIFSYEFLKGNPQTALQNPRTVVISDRLAEKYFGSVNEALGQVLQFSKNAHVVTGVFKDVGHTHIKANMFLAERTLKYNTVDSANYSWFGMNWFTYVLLDGPNQEKSFQQKLDQLYNQEVAPWSEKYKVSARLRFMLQPITTIHLNPDRTYDISPAGNKSYVYIFGLVAVFILLIACINYMNLATARSTKRSREVGLRKVVGAHRSQIIWQFVGESVILTLVAILLAVASVEIMLPFFNSLTGKNFTHGAFVQFSFIATLAAIVLFVGLIAGSYPAFYLSNFKPVEVLKSDKNPRNSNAFFRKGLVVVQFTISLILISGTVIVYRQMQFLKNSELGFRKEQLLVIEVPLGDTILTNHLPAVKAELLQQPDVEKVSTSVQIPGERASRALVQTKQNDLIIEKTMAAMFVDYDFLDLMGIKLTQGRNFSRNHTNDHKNSYIINEAAARELGWKKPLGKLLVMGDNDSSYVIGVVKNFHYTSLHHKIEPLVIALIPATPAYLLVRVKPDNLPRTIKKIETIWKNFDPKHPMEYYFLDENFARQYRSEEKMLTVFGYFAGLTILIACLGLFGLTSFTAEQRTKEIGIRKVLGSSVTDIVILLSRDFALLVFISMVLACPVAWYGMHYWLQDFAYRLPIQWWIFVLAGVAALLIAMLTVSFQAAKAAWLNPVKALRSE encoded by the coding sequence ATGTTAAAGAACTACTTAAAGATAGCCTGGCGTAATTTATTACGCAACAAAGCGTACTCGGCTATTAATATTGCGGGATTAGCAACGGGCATTTCGGCATGTATTTTAATCTTTTTTTATGTAAAAGATGAGCTTACCTACGAGCAACATTTTGATAAATACGACCAAATTTACCGGGTAGTAACCGATATTAACCTGCAGGGCCAGCAAGATAAATTTGCCCGCTCGCCGGCCCCGCTGGCGGCGGCTCTGCAAAAAGATTACCCCGAAATACAAAAAGTAGCCCGGCTTTTACCCATTGGGAAACAAACCGTATGGCTCGAGGACAAGGCCTTTAACGAAGAAGACTTGTTTTTCGCCGATAGTACGTTCTTTGACATTTTTTCTTACGAATTTTTAAAAGGTAATCCCCAAACCGCCTTGCAGAATCCCCGCACCGTGGTTATATCCGACCGGTTAGCCGAAAAATACTTTGGTTCCGTAAACGAGGCTTTGGGCCAGGTATTACAGTTTAGCAAAAACGCACACGTGGTAACCGGCGTTTTTAAAGATGTGGGGCACACGCACATTAAGGCGAACATGTTTTTGGCAGAACGTACCTTAAAGTACAATACCGTTGACTCGGCTAATTATAGCTGGTTTGGCATGAATTGGTTTACCTATGTTTTATTGGATGGCCCGAATCAAGAAAAATCGTTTCAGCAGAAACTGGATCAGCTTTACAACCAGGAAGTTGCCCCCTGGTCGGAGAAGTACAAAGTAAGCGCCCGCCTGCGCTTTATGTTACAACCTATAACAACCATTCATTTAAATCCGGACCGGACCTACGATATTTCGCCAGCGGGCAACAAATCGTACGTGTATATTTTTGGGCTGGTAGCCGTGTTTATTTTGTTAATTGCCTGTATTAATTACATGAACCTAGCAACGGCCCGTTCTACGAAACGATCCCGGGAGGTAGGATTGCGCAAAGTGGTCGGCGCGCATCGGTCGCAGATCATCTGGCAATTTGTGGGCGAATCGGTAATTCTCACCTTAGTGGCTATTTTGCTGGCCGTGGCCTCAGTAGAAATTATGCTACCTTTTTTTAATAGCCTAACCGGCAAAAATTTTACGCACGGGGCCTTTGTGCAGTTTTCTTTTATTGCCACCCTGGCGGCAATCGTGCTATTTGTGGGCTTAATTGCCGGTAGTTATCCGGCCTTTTATTTATCAAACTTTAAACCGGTAGAAGTATTAAAGTCCGATAAAAATCCGCGCAACAGTAATGCCTTTTTCCGGAAAGGTTTAGTGGTAGTACAGTTTACTATTTCGCTTATATTAATCAGTGGTACCGTAATTGTTTACCGGCAGATGCAATTTTTAAAAAATTCAGAGCTGGGATTCCGGAAAGAGCAATTGCTGGTGATTGAAGTACCTCTCGGCGACACTATTTTAACCAACCATTTACCCGCCGTAAAAGCCGAGTTATTGCAGCAGCCAGATGTGGAGAAAGTCTCAACGAGCGTCCAGATTCCGGGCGAACGCGCCTCTAGGGCTTTAGTACAAACCAAACAGAATGACCTGATTATCGAGAAAACCATGGCCGCCATGTTTGTAGACTATGATTTCCTGGATCTGATGGGTATTAAACTGACGCAGGGCCGTAATTTCTCCCGGAACCATACGAATGACCATAAAAATTCCTACATCATAAACGAAGCAGCCGCTCGGGAGCTTGGCTGGAAAAAGCCCTTGGGTAAACTGCTGGTAATGGGCGATAACGATTCCAGTTATGTGATTGGCGTGGTTAAAAATTTTCATTACACGTCGCTACACCATAAAATCGAACCTTTGGTAATTGCTCTAATACCCGCCACACCGGCTTACTTGCTGGTTCGGGTAAAACCAGATAATCTACCCAGAACCATAAAAAAAATTGAAACGATTTGGAAGAATTTTGATCCGAAACACCCGATGGAGTATTACTTTTTAGATGAAAACTTTGCCCGGCAATACCGTTCTGAAGAAAAGATGTTGACTGTATTTGGCTATTTTGCCGGCCTCACCATTTTAATTGCTTGTTTGGGTTTATTTGGTTTAACCTCTTTTACCGCCGAACAGCGCACCAAAGAAATTGGTATCCGCAAAGTACTGGGTAGCTCGGTAACCGATATTGTTATTTTGCTTTCAAGGGATTTCGCCTTGTTGGTGTTTATATCCATGGTGCTGGCTTGCCCGGTTGCTTGGTACGGTATGCATTACTGGTTGCAGGATTTTGCTTACCGGTTGCCTATTCAGTGGTGGATTTTTGTGCTGGCTGGCGTAGCCGCACTGCTCATTGCTATGCTTACCGTCAGTTTTCAGGCGGCAAAAGCGGCCTGGCTGAATCCGGTAAAGGCGCTCCGATCGGAGTAA
- a CDS encoding sigma-54-dependent transcriptional regulator translates to MAKTDAKILIVDDQEDILTAGRIFLKQHFTYVRTESNPNRIPYLMQNEHFDVIMLDMNYSVGATSSKEGFDWLKEILERDVNAVVILITAYGDVEIAVKALKEGATDFVLKPWQNEKLLATLLSATQLRKSKNQVQHLMARQQHITQTIEKNYGEFIGVSPAMQKVYQTIEKVGPTDANVLILGENGTGKELAARALHRKSARSTEAFINVDLGAVSETLFESELFGHAKGAYTDAKEDRAGRFETASGGTLFLDEIGNLTLPLQAKLLTALQSRQIIRLGTNKAIPINIRLVSATNMPLHEMVGQGRFRQDLLYRINTVEIQLPPLRERKEDIKLLAEHFLTNYRRKYQKPSLELEAETIQKLTQYHWPGNIRELDHAIERAVIMSDEKALQISDFGFAPAPVKNEPNLDADLTLDALEKLMVQKMLAKYAGNITHAARELGITRTALYRRIEKHGL, encoded by the coding sequence ATGGCTAAAACCGACGCGAAGATTTTAATTGTAGACGACCAGGAAGATATTTTAACGGCTGGCCGGATTTTTTTAAAACAGCACTTTACCTACGTGCGCACCGAGTCTAACCCTAACCGCATTCCTTATCTGATGCAAAACGAGCATTTTGATGTAATTATGCTGGACATGAATTATTCGGTGGGAGCTACGTCCAGCAAAGAAGGGTTCGATTGGTTAAAAGAAATTTTGGAACGCGACGTCAATGCCGTAGTTATATTAATTACCGCCTACGGCGACGTGGAAATTGCGGTAAAAGCTCTAAAAGAAGGCGCTACCGATTTTGTGTTAAAGCCCTGGCAAAACGAAAAATTGCTGGCTACGCTTTTATCGGCTACCCAGTTACGGAAATCCAAAAACCAGGTGCAGCACTTAATGGCCCGCCAGCAGCATATCACCCAAACCATCGAGAAAAATTATGGTGAGTTTATTGGGGTTTCACCAGCCATGCAAAAGGTTTATCAAACCATAGAAAAAGTAGGACCTACCGACGCGAATGTTTTGATTTTGGGCGAAAACGGAACCGGAAAAGAGTTAGCCGCCCGGGCCTTGCATCGTAAATCGGCGCGCAGCACAGAAGCTTTTATTAACGTGGACTTGGGAGCAGTGAGCGAAACTTTGTTCGAGAGTGAGTTGTTCGGGCACGCCAAAGGCGCCTATACTGATGCCAAAGAAGACCGGGCGGGTCGTTTTGAAACGGCTTCGGGAGGTACCCTGTTCTTAGATGAAATCGGTAACCTAACGCTCCCCTTACAAGCCAAATTATTAACGGCGCTGCAAAGCCGCCAAATAATCCGGTTGGGTACCAATAAGGCTATTCCAATTAACATCCGGTTGGTGAGCGCTACTAATATGCCTTTGCACGAAATGGTAGGGCAGGGGCGCTTCCGGCAAGACTTGCTGTACCGCATTAATACCGTAGAAATTCAATTACCGCCCTTACGGGAACGCAAAGAAGATATTAAGTTATTGGCGGAGCATTTTTTAACCAATTACCGTCGTAAATATCAAAAACCAAGTTTAGAGCTGGAGGCAGAAACCATTCAAAAATTAACGCAGTACCATTGGCCGGGCAACATCCGCGAACTCGACCACGCCATTGAGCGCGCGGTTATCATGAGTGATGAAAAAGCTTTACAGATTTCGGATTTTGGCTTTGCACCGGCTCCTGTTAAAAACGAGCCCAACCTGGATGCTGATTTAACCCTGGATGCTCTGGAAAAATTAATGGTCCAGAAAATGCTGGCGAAATACGCGGGCAACATTACGCACGCGGCCCGCGAATTAGGCATTACCCGCACTGCGCTTTACCGTCGGATT